In Lachnospiraceae bacterium, one DNA window encodes the following:
- a CDS encoding Xaa-Pro peptidase family protein: MNEARANRILAALKEQGVDQMLITDPMSICYLTGISMAPIERFYALLLKADGHHYYFLNHLFNVPGDVGVEKVWYSDTDPVPEIVAAHLDKNAVLGVDKDLKARFLLPLMEMKAAAGFVNGSLAVDITRGVKDTEEQEKMRISSAINDKAMAKFKDLIHEGISEKEVADQMLQIYLDLGADGYSFEPLVAFGANAADPHHSPDDTVVKPGDCVLFDVGCIKDGYCSDMTRTFYFKTVSDAHRKVYETAKVANETAISKIRPGVPLCQLDAAARDLISAEGWGPNFNHRLGHFIGLSEHEFGDVSSANTWQAKPGMIFSIEPGIYLTGDTGVRVEDLVLVTENGVEVLNHYPKELQIIG; encoded by the coding sequence ATGAATGAAGCAAGAGCAAACCGCATTCTGGCTGCCTTAAAAGAACAGGGCGTAGATCAGATGCTCATTACCGATCCAATGTCTATCTGCTACCTTACAGGGATTTCCATGGCTCCTATTGAGCGTTTTTATGCACTTCTGTTAAAGGCTGACGGACATCATTACTATTTCTTAAACCACCTTTTCAATGTCCCCGGTGATGTAGGTGTTGAAAAAGTATGGTATTCCGACACAGATCCGGTACCGGAGATCGTTGCCGCCCATCTGGATAAAAATGCTGTTCTCGGCGTAGACAAGGACTTAAAAGCACGCTTCCTTCTGCCTCTTATGGAAATGAAAGCTGCTGCCGGCTTCGTAAACGGCTCTCTGGCTGTTGATATCACCAGAGGTGTAAAAGATACCGAAGAACAGGAAAAAATGCGTATCTCCTCTGCTATTAACGACAAAGCCATGGCTAAATTCAAGGATCTGATCCATGAAGGCATATCTGAAAAAGAAGTAGCTGACCAGATGCTTCAGATCTACCTGGATCTGGGCGCAGATGGCTATTCCTTTGAACCATTAGTTGCCTTTGGCGCAAATGCTGCTGACCCACACCATTCTCCCGACGATACTGTTGTAAAGCCTGGAGACTGCGTTCTTTTTGACGTAGGCTGCATAAAAGACGGCTACTGCTCTGACATGACCCGTACCTTCTATTTCAAAACTGTAAGCGATGCCCACAGAAAAGTATATGAGACCGCCAAAGTAGCTAACGAGACTGCTATCTCAAAGATCCGCCCGGGCGTACCCTTATGCCAGCTTGATGCTGCTGCCAGAGACCTGATCTCGGCCGAAGGATGGGGACCAAACTTCAATCACCGCCTTGGACATTTTATCGGCCTTTCCGAGCATGAATTCGGTGATGTTTCCTCTGCAAACACCTGGCAGGCAAAACCAGGAATGATCTTCTCCATCGAACCAGGCATCTACTTAACCGGTGATACCGGCGTCCGCGTAGAAGATCTGGTGCTGGTAACAGAAAATGGTGTAGAAGTATTAAACCATTATCCCAAGGAACTGCAGATCATCGGATAA
- a CDS encoding ABC transporter permease yields MIHSLKKLLKSNYLFTLGILICLGWILAAVLAPAIAPYDPITQDLSMRLKAPSAIHWFGTDNFGRDIFSRVIYGGRYSLLAGCLSVIIAGIIGTFYGALAGYAGGWLDNVMMRFSEMILSFPSLILAMIINAVMGSNLFNTMFALVIVSWPTYARLMRSVVLSVKENEYVNAAEALGASRMRILLKEIIPNSVSSVLIMATTDIGNKILMFSTLSFLGLGSAPPTPEWGMMVSDGVDYFNKFWVAGFPGLAIFTMAVGANFIGDGLRDLLDPKLRTQF; encoded by the coding sequence ATGATCCATTCCCTGAAAAAATTATTAAAATCCAATTACCTGTTTACACTGGGTATTTTGATCTGTCTTGGATGGATCTTAGCAGCTGTTTTAGCACCTGCTATTGCTCCTTACGACCCAATCACACAGGATCTGTCCATGCGTTTAAAGGCACCTTCTGCCATCCACTGGTTCGGCACAGATAACTTTGGACGTGACATTTTCAGCCGTGTGATCTACGGCGGACGTTATTCTCTTCTTGCAGGGTGTCTCTCCGTTATCATTGCAGGCATTATCGGCACCTTTTACGGCGCACTGGCCGGTTACGCAGGCGGCTGGCTGGATAATGTGATGATGCGTTTTTCCGAAATGATCCTGTCTTTCCCATCCTTGATCCTGGCAATGATCATCAACGCAGTTATGGGCTCCAACCTGTTCAACACCATGTTTGCCCTTGTCATTGTTTCATGGCCTACTTACGCACGCCTGATGCGAAGCGTTGTTCTAAGCGTAAAGGAAAATGAATACGTGAATGCAGCGGAGGCCCTTGGTGCTTCCCGCATGCGTATCCTTTTAAAAGAGATCATCCCAAACAGCGTCAGCTCCGTATTGATCATGGCTACCACAGATATCGGAAACAAGATACTGATGTTCTCTACTTTAAGCTTCTTGGGACTTGGTTCCGCCCCGCCAACACCGGAATGGGGAATGATGGTTTCTGACGGCGTAGATTACTTCAATAAATTCTGGGTTGCCGGTTTTCCGGGACTTGCCATTTTCACCATGGCGGTAGGTGCCAATTTCATTGGCGATGGTTTAAGAGACCTGTTAGATCCGAAACTGAGAACACAATTTTAA